The Rissa tridactyla isolate bRisTri1 chromosome 1, bRisTri1.patW.cur.20221130, whole genome shotgun sequence DNA segment TTTTAATAATTATACATGTAATAACATGTATTGATTAAACATACAttatatgcttttttcttttcagactataatacagcatttctgaaaagcaattcTGATAAAAGCCAATTAATTGCAAAATTTAACTCAGTTTGTATACAGCTGAAAATGTTCAGTGTTAATTTGTATTATGTTGTAGATATGGCGATAGTAACTAAATTACTTTTCACGGCTTTTCTTCAGGCATAGATAATGACATATTTGAATTTAGGTAGTAGGAAAAGTGTtactttttatataaagaaaagtaTATAACGTATAGGTAACTATTTGGTATATTGTAACACATGTTCCTGGTAATAGAAGTAAAATTATTAGTTTAAATTTTTtaacagtacttttattttttagtgcTTAGCTCTGCATGTTTCAGTTTCTCAAGTTAGATTCTTATATGTATattcctaaacattttttttttgttacatagaGGATATTGAAACTTTTATTTGCTTCACTCTCCAGTGTTTGGAGTGTCTACCGATCTGTAAAGTATTGGCATTTGTATGTAtacactgcagaaaataaaagtatcCAGCATGCAACTAACTAGCAAAAACATTGTGCTCAACCCATCTTGGAAGGCCTTCTGCTAGAAACCTCAGTAACTTTGCTGAAGAAGATAGCTCTTGCCTTCCATAGCTGTGGGATGTAGGTGTGTGTCAGTGAGCACCTCTTCCCACCTATGTACCACACAAAGTATCCAAGCATCTTTCCTCAGTTGTCATCACCCTGTTAAAAAGCATACGAAAGGGCTCCAAAAGCCCTCCTTCAGCCCTCATTAGGTCCCAAGCTACATCTAGAGTGCTGAAGCAGCGTGGATGGGTCATAAGGTGTGGATGAGAAGGATCTGAGAAGCCTCTGGCAGGAAGGAGAAATGTTAACAAAGTGAAACCAACTATTTCAGTTGTATTTGGCTTGAAACAATGCCAGGCTCTTAGCATCAGTGTGGTAAACTTCATATATGGTTTGTTTTTCTCACACAAGTGGGCAGAAGCCCAAGTGTGAATTAAAACTTTTGAGCTGGTTGAATAAAATTTTTTACAAAAACATAACATCAGTAATAAATCACAACTTCCTGATTTCAGAAACCTTAGTTTCTTAAAATCATCACTGTAAGCATGTACTCTCATGGCAGTAAGACTCCTCTCATCCTTAGCAAATTTACAGGTGCCTCTGGCAAAGCCTGGAACGCTGCTGGGAAAGACTTTCTTCCTCAGACTTTCCCAAGGCACCTGCTGGGAGGAGTGTGGCACTCCCTCAGATCTGTACAGTTACAACCTCCATCTTCAGCAGACAAAAAGTACAAGGTAAAAAGGTGCTGCACATGTTAGAATATAGTAGAAATTGTGAGTATTTCAAGGCTTCCACTAAGGACAGTTGTTGTATTAACCTGCTGAGCCTTTGGTAAATAGGTGAAGATGCAACTGTGGATCAGATGCTGCAAAAACTCACACAGGTGCCTAAAACTAAGCACGGGAGTAGCactatttcaatatattttttaaagtttgtagCATCGGGACCTATGTTGAATGTGCTTCAATCTCTCTATTTTTGTTCTTTGAGCCTAACATATCTTCCTACATGAATAAGTAAAATTAATAATCACGGTACCTTTCAAAGGCACTTGTCAGTAAGAGCGACTTTAAAATCCAATTTTTGGTTGATTTCCTAGCTGGTTTAGCTACAGCAACATCCCTCCCAAAAAAACAATCAATAAAATTGTGCACCTGAAAGTATATTTTTTAGATTTCAACTCATTTTCCCTCAAGCCCCCTCTATATACAAAATATCACATACACACTAGGCCTGGAAATTTCAAACTGAGGATATTCTTATTTTTATCATTAAGCAAATAAAAACTGCTGTTAAACTAAGGGTTGTTTTGAGTAAGCAGTGCTCTCTGCAGCTCTTTAAGAACTGATAATGATTCTATATCTGATACAAAATTAGAGATACTCTTAACCATTGTCATGAACAGACCACTGTAATTTGAACTGTATTTTCTAAcactgaagaaatgttttaaagaacAAGTTATTAGATGACCAAGCCTCACTTCCTGTGTTCAAATAGTTTAAATTTCTGCACCTGTTTTCTATAAGGATTATTTTCTCCAGAATTTGGTCTCACCATTTGTTGATTCTCTGTCATCTCACCGTCTCTTGCTGTGAGCACCCAGGGCCTCCATAAAGCAGGGCTGCTGAAAGATTAAGATAGAATAGCGCTCCCACTGTTAATTCTTTGGCGTAATATCCATACAGTACAGCTCCTTTTGTTAGATTGTGCTGGTATCTTTTGAAATAACAcgattttttttccaacacattTTGATTCGATAAATCTGATTTCTATGGCAATATTAGTCTGTCTACGATCTGATTAAACAAACTAGACAATGGCTTGCACGTTTTTAACTAAGGTGTCATTTTCCTTTAAGATTTCACAACAAGTGACTGCATTGAACTCCAAATGATGATGTAATTAATACTGAAATCTTTTAATTTATGCAGCACTGCTATGAAATAAAAAGTAACCCACCCTCTCTGACAGTATGTCTAAATACAGACTCCATGTCGTCATTGAGTGGCTGGTTATTTGTTGAGTAAGCAACTCCAGCATTAAACTGCCATGGGCAATCTGATCTAATTAGCTTAAGAGAGCATATGCAGTGGTGGATGCTATGTCTGCCTTTTGTTTGGTGAGGGGGACTACAATTATGGGTGCTCGTTCTAACAGTACTTTCCATCTCTGCCGCTGTGTAACAGATCCATACAGACTGGGAAATAGGAAAGTGCTTTCAGatataaaaggtaaaaaaacttaaaaaaaaaaaatattggttatCACAACcttaattttcatttacttccATTTATAAGTaagttctgaaatatttgaatGAAAAGGATAAAATATTGGCAAAACGAATAAAACACCTGTTCcaactgaaatgttttcagaaacatattttgCCCTTTACTTCTGAAGTTGAAAATTGTTTTCCGTTGTCTAATCCAATGAGGAAATCGTTACATTCAAATGATACTTACAGTTGGAGTTTTGAAAGGaaggctgcagaaaaaaagtcTCCTTGCACCTGCCTTACCTCTCTGGGGGCTCCCTCGGCtggggcgggtgctgctgctgtcgCCGGGTGCCCTGGGAGTGATGGCAGATGGGACCCGCTGCAGCCTGGAGCGGGAGACCCACAGCTGCACCCTCCATGGCATTTGATGGTCTAAAGCCTGTAGCAGGCTGGGCGCTTGCCTGGGCCTTTCAGCCCCTCCTTTATCTTAACTCCCAAAGAATACTTACCTAAAACAAACACGGCCTCAGGTAAAAGGAGAGAAACGTCCTTAATGAGATTTCTTTTGACTCCCCCAAACAGTTCACAGCTAGGGCTCTCAGGTTGGCAGGCTGTCCTGGGGAGAGCACTGCTAGGGGAAACAGAGGCTTTTTGTTAAGTTTGATTAGCAAATCGCATGGAAAATAATTCGCGCCCCTTATCTTTCTGTCGCTGTTTTACAAACTACATATTTGCTCTATATGAAATATATGATGTAAGTACTCTTTTTGCACGGTTTGGGAAAACTCATCAACATCCTGTCCTAAGAAAGTATAATACAGACTCAAAgagaattttaaatgtaaaataatttttttaatgactgaaatCTTTTCCCTGTCCTAACTTTAGAAGTGAAAAAGATAACCAAAAAGCAGTGAAGGTGAGAGGGTTTAAAGACAGGCCTAGTGACTTCCTCAGGACTATAGGGATGTTCCTTTAATTTGATTGCTATTTGATGGAAGAAAGTTTATGCCAAGAAAGATTACTTTGTCTATCAAAGAATAACAGTTATCAATGCCATTGTTTGGAGGAATCTTTCATTTCAAATTATGCAATATATGCTTTAAGTCTACAAATACTGAATAGAAACAGACTTCTTCCAAGCTTTCTTCCCACTGTTTTCATTTGTAGCGTGCATTACTCATAGCCTGTTACATTGTACAAAAACAATTTATTACCTTGTGGGTGACATtatctgattttcatttttatggttCTTTGCTACAGTTcactttgtttcctttatttccaAACTACTGCAGAGATGTAAGAGGATTATAAGAACGTAAACTGAATTCTCTTTCCACAGGTGCTGTTTACACACAGACATCAAAGGGAACAGATTCAGCTCCCAAATATAATTGGTTTCTACTGTGAACTTTCTtcccagagagagaaaaataattaaataattttgtttacgGAACATGGAACACCCATTAATTATTTAGTACGAATTAGGTCCCTTCTAGCAGACTTAGCTGAAGAAACCATCAAAACAGTCTGTTCTAGAGGACAGTGAAAATTCTCAGTGGGAGTCAGATCCCTCCGAGATAAGCCTTGTGGCTCTTTTGCAAGTTGTGATCCAGCTGGAGGTAGCACAGCAAGAAGGAGCTGGACTCACTGGGTATAATCCCTTGAGAGACATAATTTTCCCCTGAAATTGTTCTGTATTAGAAGACATTATATATGTACCTTTGCATGTGTGGTTTTTGTGCATTCTACTGATTTTGCATAAATTTAAGTGTCTTTTTTCGGACAGGGAGGAGCTTAGGTCAGATTTGAAAGTCAGACTGATTTTCCTACATTGATCCAAGTTGTGTGGTTGTCTTAGCTACTTGGGGCTCCTAAGACTTCCAAAAGTTATAGCATAACTCAGGTTCTGGTGTTTTTGAAGTAGTTTTCAGTAACAATTTCCAGGATTTGATTTCTTGAGATCCAATTCTTACATTTACATTAATTTCTCCTGTTCTTTAAAACATCCCTTCTTGCTGTGATAAGCAGACAGTTTAAACTCAAAGGCCAAAGCCACTAAATGCTGTTCTGGGAAGCACTGATGATATGCTATAGAGGACTCAGTCTAAATCTACTTCCTCCCATGTTTAAATGCTGTGTAATATTTGTAAATTTGTAACTAAGCAAATAATACAATacctcaaagaagaaaatatatgtaCAGTCTAATAACTTTAAACATTATGTATGAAAATTAATGCAATTATTAGAATGAAGAATATAGTGAATAATATTCAAATAACAGACTATATATTAAATAGCTGCATGGGTCCTGAGAAAAAATGGCAAACTTCTTAAGTAACTTAAATTGTAATTAAATATCTTGCTGAATTACAGTgttaaatacacatatataatttCATTGGATTAGTTTTATTTAGACGTAATTTAATTTGATATTTGAAAGGGAAGTGTGCATTACACAACTGATGTCTGTGGTCCTGATCTTGCAATCAGATCCGTATGTGAGGATAATTGATTTATACCTCTGGATAGAATCTGCCAACATGGATATTAGTGCAGGATCAAAGCCTAAACTACTGAAGTATAGCTCTCCAGAAGATGAAAAGTTACCATCAAGTAAATCTGTTGATAAAGCCCTGCAAGACcaaatttattacaaaattattgaaaatataattttgttaatGAAGCTATAATGTAATCTAATATAATTACATGTAACAGTGTAGAAAAAATATAAGTTAATACTACATTATTTTACTAATTAACTGAAGCACACAACTTTAACTAGTATTTTCATGGAAATCATTAGCTAAATTCAGGTTGCAGATCTGTGGAAAATGGTTTGTTCCAATAAAATATAGGTAGCTGTAATAGTGTATGATTTctagtttctaaaaaaaaaaaaaaggcatcagttAGTCCAGTCATAGCTGTCTAATTTTAAGAACTATATTACTTTTTGCAGTATACTTCGTTTTCGTACAAGATGCTGTATTTGGTGAaaagcacttcacagaatcaGAAAACACCGATTCTGTTATAGATGCTCATACATTTTTCCCAGAAGCCAGGAGTATTTTTCAGACTTCTGATACTACATGAAAATAACTTTGACAGACCTGATTCTGACTTTTAGAGATAAATGAGCCGTAAGATAATTATTTTGTGTTAATTGGAAGAGGTTTTTTATCTTTGTGGGAAACCTGTTTTACTCCGTTTTCTCGTGAAA contains these protein-coding regions:
- the RIPPLY3 gene encoding protein ripply3 isoform X3 — its product is MSAAERGPQRAHSALPRTACQPESPSCELFGGVKRNLIKDVSLLLPEAVFVLGCSGSHLPSLPGHPATAAAPAPAEGAPREVRQVQGDFFSAAFLSKLQLSPALWRPWVLTARDGEMTENQQMSELDGQLVKFRSKGALGFQHPVRLYLPKSKSQKFLNNIGEKVLASFPVQATIHFYNDDTDSEEDEEESSSA
- the RIPPLY3 gene encoding protein ripply3 isoform X2, which encodes MSAAERGPQRAHSSALPRTACQPESPSCELFGGVKRNLIKDVSLLLPEAVFVLGCSGSHLPSLPGHPATAAAPAPAEGAPREVRQVQGDFFSAAFLSKLQLSPALWRPWVLTARDGEMTENQQMSELDGQLVKFRSKGALGFQHPVRLYLPKSKSQKFLNNIGEKVLASFPVQATIHFYNDDTDSEEDEEESSSA
- the RIPPLY3 gene encoding protein ripply3 isoform X1 — encoded protein: MCAANIICYYRRCKRTHTRHPLFLCALPRTACQPESPSCELFGGVKRNLIKDVSLLLPEAVFVLGCSGSHLPSLPGHPATAAAPAPAEGAPREVRQVQGDFFSAAFLSKLQLSPALWRPWVLTARDGEMTENQQMSELDGQLVKFRSKGALGFQHPVRLYLPKSKSQKFLNNIGEKVLASFPVQATIHFYNDDTDSEEDEEESSSA